The Candidatus Binatia bacterium genome includes the window CGAGCGCGGGCCGCGGCGCCGCGGGCACGGCGAGCAACGCCGCGTCCGTCACCGACCGCCACGACGCGCCGGATCTGTTCGTCGAGGCCACCGTCGATCGCGACGACCCGTTCGTCCAGGGCGAGGTGCGCTACACGGTGCGCGTCTTCGACGGCGTCGGCATCCGCGAGGGCGCGCTCACCGAGCCCGCGGCGGACGGCGTGCGCGTCGAGCCGCGCGGCGACACGCGGACGTACGAAGAGATCGTCGACGGACGGCGCTACGTCGTGCACGAGCGCGAGTACGCGCTCTACCCGCAGGAGAGCGGCACGGTGACGATCCCGCCGGTCGTGCTGCAGGCGCGCGTCCGCGACCCGCAGCGCGGCGCCGCGCGCTCGCCGTTCGACGACGCGTTCGACGACGCCTTCGGCGGCTTCCCGGGCGACGACGTCCTCGCCGAGATGCTCGCCCGCATGCGCTCGCGCTCGTTCTTCGGCTCGTCGCTGATCGACCGCATGATGAACCCGGGGCGCGAGGTGCGCGTGCGCTCGAACCCGGTCGAGCTCTCGGTGCAGGCGCGTCCCGCCGACGCGGGTCAAGGCTGGTTCCTGCCCGCGCGCTCGGTGACGCTCGAGGAGAGCTGGCGTCCGGCGCAGCCGACCTTCCGGGTTGGCGAGACCGTGCGGCGCACGATCCTGCTGCGCGCCGAGGGCGCGTCCGCCGCGCAGCTCCCGCCGCTCGAGGTGACGACGCCCGACGGCATCCGCCAGTACGCGGCCGGAACGCCGCGGACGACCTCGGGCAGCGACGTCGCCGAGTCCGTGCACACCTTCGAGCTCGTGCCGACGCGCGCCGGCACCTTCACGCTGCCCGCCGTCGAGGTCGAGTGGTGGGACGTCGAGGCGAAGGTCGCGCGCACGGCGACGCTGCCGGCGCAGACCATCGAGGTGCTGCCGGCGCCGGGCACGCAGCACGCGGATGCGGGCTCGGCTGCGGCGCCTGCCGCGAAGGGCGCCGCGTCCGTCGCCGCGCCGGCGTCGGAGGTCGCGACCGGTGCCGCGTCCGGCGTCCCGTCGAGCGTCAAGGATGCCGTCGCAACCGGCGACGACACGCTGCCCTCCGAGCTCACCGCGCTCGCGACGCATCCGGCGGTGCTCGCCGCCGGCGCCGTCGCGGTCCTGCTGCTCCTCCTCGCCGCGACGTGGCGGCTCGCGCGTCGCACCCCCGCCGCCGATGCCGCCACGGCGAGCGGCGCGTCGCCCGCCGCCTCGCACGTCGCCCCGCGCGCCCTGGTCGATGCCCTCCGCCAGGCGTGCGCGAGCGGCGACGCGCGGGCGGCGCGCGACGCGCTCGTTGCGTGGGGCCGCGCCGAGTGGCCGCACGCGGCGCCGGCGACCGCGCGCGAGGTGGCGCGCCGTCTCGGCCACGCGGGACTGAAGCGCGCGGTCGAGCGGCTCGACGACGCGCTCTACGCGCCGCGCGGCGCCGCGTTCGACGGCGACGCGCTGTGGCGCGAGTTCCGCACGGCGCGCGGTCGGCGCGCACGCGATGCGCACGACGACGCGGCGACGCCGCTTCCCCCGCTCTACCCGACCTCGTCCGCCTGCATCTCCTAGCCGCGAGCGGGACGTAGAAACCACGACGGGCGCGAACGACCCCGGCAATCCACCGGGGCCGTCGCGCCCGTCCGTGCGCCGCGGCTCGGCCGCGGCTCGCCGCCCCAGACGGCGCTATTTCACGGTCAGCGCGCGCCCACGCAGGGTGCCGCTCGCACGTCCCGTGAAGGTCGAGCCTCCGACCTCGAGCGTCGCCTCGACCGGGCCGCTGCCCAGCGTGCCGACCTTCTCCTTCGGAGCGTTGAAGCGGAAGCGCCACACGCCCTTCGCGTTCCGGGTCAGCGTCAAGCGCCGGTTCCCGGGGTACTTCGCGGTGAAGCTCGTCTGCCGCGCGTTGCCCTTCAGGCACGGCGCGCCCGAGCAGAGCTTCGGCAGCGTCACCGAGAAGCGCTGGTTCGCGCCGTATGTCAGCGTGAGCTCGGCGCCGTTCGCGCTCGGCGCGAAGCCCGCCGGCTCGGCGAAGGTGCCGGTGAGCTGGACCGAGCCAGAGGTCGGATCCGCGGCCCGGCCGCGCAGCGCGCCCTTCAGCGCGGCGAGCGGTGCCGCGTCGTCCGTCGGCGGCTTGGGCGTCGGCGTCGGAGTCGGAGTCGGCGTCGGCTGCGGACCGGGTCCGCCGGCGCAGCTCGGCGTGGGAGCCGAAGCCGCGCGCTCGGCGCAGCTCGTCGTGCCCACGCCGATCAGCACCGCGCCGCTCTCCGGCCAGCGGTAGAGCGTGCCGTCGGCGCGAACCGCCTCGTAGACCATCGGAACACAGCCGCTGCCGGCGACGTTCTTGGTGGCGCCGTACGTGCCGTGATCGGGCTTGCCCGCCACCAGCGGCAGATCGATGCAGCTCGATCCGACGATCGCCCGCACCGAGCGCGGCGCGCGTCCGCTCGGGTCGTAGTAGTTGACGAGGAACTTCCGCGACATGCTGCTCTGCGTGACGCGCGGCAGCACGCAGCCCGCCGGAATCGGCGGCGGCACGACCCAGTCGCGCGTGCCGAAGTTCTGCGTCGTGTACGCGACCAGCCCCGACGGCGTCGAGCCGATCGAGATCGCCGCGCCGAACTCCATGTAGATCGGCGACAGCAACGTCTCCCGGTGGCCGGCCTGCGACGCGAGGAAGCCCTCGTGAATCAGCTCCGGAAGACTCGAGAACGACGATACGTTCTCCGCGATGTAGCCGTAGCCCGGATAGAAGCGCGCCAGCCGACGCTGAAACGTTTCCCCGTTGCACGAGTAGTGACCGAAGCAGCCGGGATGGGCCGCCATGTCGTCACTGTGGAAACGCGCCGCCGCGTAGAGGTCCGCGCTCCACGCGAGCGGCGGAGACGGAAGATGCGGCAAGCCGTAGCTCGCCGGATCCGACCGCGTTTCGTTGGCGAGCACCAGCAGCGCGTACTCGTCGTTCGAGGGCGGCCTGTCTGCCGCCCACGCGCTCGCCGTGCCCAGCACCCATGCGAGCAACACGTTCCCTGCGAGCCGCCACGTCCTACCTGCGCCTCGCCGCACCCCCATCCTTCGCATGCTTCAACCCCCCGTAATGCCCCATCCGACGCGTCTGCGACCCGCCGTCGGTCGGTCCGGCGACGCAAGCAAAGTGCCATGGCTGGATCAAGACGGTTGCTAGGGAGTTGTGCGCGTCTGCGCTTGACGCTCGCGGGTGGGGCGACGCAATCTTGACGCCGGCGTCACCACGGCGTCGGCGCCAGATGCGTCGAGCACAAAAATACCACCGAGCGCCGCGAGCGACGCTCGGCGGTATGGGAGGGAGCTCAGAGGGGCGAAGACGGGGAGAACGTCCCCGTCAAAACTGAGCGGCGGGCCGGCCGCCCCGGGCCGGCCCAACCGCATGACGGAATATGCGCTCTACGGGCAGGCCGGCGGGCCCGACAGCGTGTTGCGCTGCCAGCCGAAGGCCTTCCGCTCCCACGCGAGCGGACCCGAGGCGACCGTGATGCCGCCGATGTCGATGGTGAAAGAAATACATTGCAGCTGACCCACGGCGAACTGGCTCGTGTTGAGAGCGGCGCAGAGCCCTTGGGTGAAGCCCTGGATGTCGATGCGGTGCGCGTTCGGCCGATCGTCACGCTCGCACGCCTTGACGACCGCGAGGCCGCCGACGTTGTCCGCCTGCGCGTCCTGGTAGGCGAAGCAGTCGCCCTTCGACACGAGCGCGCCCACCGGCAGCGTCAGCGGCAACGGCGGATTCACCGTGAGCCCCATCGGCGGCAGACCCTTGGTGATGTCGACGCTGACCGGGAAGCTCGGCGGGTCGAAGCCCGGCGGCGTCGCCGGAATGGCGTGGAACTCGAACTTGTCGGGATTGGTGCCTTGACGGCAGGTGATCTTGTTCGGGCAGGGGTGCGGGCAGTCGTTGGTGATCGTCGCCTCGAAGAAGATCTTCGTACAGCCTTGCGCCTCGCACGAGACGCACGCGGTGATGTCGGTCTGCCCGTTCGCGACGCGGCACGCCGTGACGGCGCACGGCTCGGTGAAGCCGCGGAGCGTGACGGGGGGCGGTGGGGCCGCCGGGTTGAGATTCTGCACGGTGAAGGTCACGGTGGCGACCGACACGCTGCCGCCCGCCGGGACGTTGAGGCCACCGCCCGCGAGGTTGATCACCAGCGTCTGACCGGCGCCCTTGGCGCAGCTCGTGACGGCCGGGTCCTTGGCGTCACATCCCGAGACCGCTCCCGGAACGAACGCGAGGTTGTTGTTGTTGTTCGTCAAGCACTCGCAATCGACGCAGCCGAAGCCGATCGTGATCGGCCCGGTGATCGTCGCGGGCACGGGAGCGGTGTCGGGCGGCACGGTGTTCGTGCTCGTGTTGTTGGCACGCACCTCGACGGTGAACGTGGTTCCGTTCACCGTGAACGGTCCCGAGTTGCTCGGGATCAACGACAGCGACGCTCCCGACTGGATCGCGAGCGCCGGCTGCACGCCGAGCAGCAGCGCGAAGGCGGCACCGAGGATCACCCCGAGGGGAAGCAAACGCATGTTCCTGGCCATGACTTTCTCCTTCAGAGGTTGCGCTCGCAGCGCCGGGATTCGTGCGGTGCGAGCTCTGCGGACGAAAAGCGCGGCCGTCGACCGGGATCCTCCTCCGAGAGAAGGCTCGCTTCGGTGTCGCGTCGCAGCGTCCGCCGCGTCACGACGGTGGAAGCTGCGAGCGTCAGCAAAGCTTTCAGCTTGACGCTCCGACGGTCGCCCGGTGCTTCAGTGGGCTCGACTCTGCCTATCGCATAGACCGCCTCCGTTTCCGCGGCGGGACACCATGCGCGACCCCAGCACGGCCAACCGAGTCGCCGCTTCGGCGTCGACGCCTCGAGCGCGAGGACGCGAGACACGACCCGCGGTTCGAACCGCCGACGGGCCCGGTTGGGGCCACACAGCAGAAGGGCGAGCCGAAATGCGCAATCCTCGCCTTGACATGACCGTCCCTGGCCGTCGCACGAAGCGTCGGACGTCGAATTCCGAGGGCTAGACGGATCTCACGGCGCACATGTCGTGTCAAGAAAATTTTGTCTCAACGGTTCGCCGATGGTCGATTTTTTTGCGAGGACTAGGTGGATCACCCTAGTCGGCGCGCGCGAGCGTCGTGAGCCAGCGGCGACTGGGGAGATCCCTGAGTGCGCTGCAGCGAGAGTGCGCGAGAAAGCGCTTGACGCTCCCTGCAGAGACGCGTCCGCAAGCGCTCGCCCGGGCGCGCACGCTTCGGCCCGGGTCGGACGATGGGGCGCGAGGACGTCGCGCCCCTTCGCTCACGGCAGCAGCAGCACCGAGCGCAGGGCGTGCGCCGGAACGCGCAGGCAGAGCTCGCGCCCGCGCAGCTCGACCGGCTGCTCGCAGGACGTCTCGTCGAGGCGCACGGCGAGCGCGCGCGACACCGGGAAGCCGAGCCGCACGCGCGCCTCGTGCTCGGCGTCCGTCGGATTCAGGAGGCGCAGAACGACGCCCCGCTCGCGCTCGGCAGGCTTGAGCGCCGAGAGAACGAGCGCGCCGGGCTCGACCTCGAGCAGCGCCACACCCTCCGGCGCGAGCGGCGCAGAACCCGCTCCCACGGCGCGCAGTCCGACCTCGGCATCGTGCGCCGCTGCCGGATCGAGGCCCGCGACAAGATGCAGCCGCGCCTCGATCGCCCCGAGACACTGCGCGCCGGGCGTCGGCACGGTCGGCCCGGCGATCTGCGGACGGCTGCGCAGATCCATCCGCGCGAGCCAGCCGACGGCGCGCACCAGGGTCAGCGCGATGACGCCGCCTTCCGTGACCTCCGCTTCCGGCAGACCCGGGGCCACCACCGTCAAGCCGTTCGCGTGCACGAAGCCCTGCTGCGGGAACGTGCGCGGCGGCGGGTGGACCCAGCCGTGCGCCTCGCGCGGGGCCGTCGTGCGGCGGGCGACGTCGAAGGTGGTCGCGGCGTCGCAGGCCTCCGTGGGGCGCCCGGTCGGGAAGAGCAGCCGCAGACGGTGATCGCGCGCCGTGTTCACGAGACGCACGCGCAGGTCGACGCGCCGCACGCCCAGCGCAAGCCGCGCCTCGACCTCGAGCGTCATCGAGACGCGCTCGTCGCTGCGCGCGCTGCGGTCGGGT containing:
- a CDS encoding BatD family protein yields the protein MVIRSTSCRRALAALAAVAIVASAGVASAAVHASLDRDVVHEDDTLRLTLSGDAQGEPDLTPLARDFEILGTQQSHSVSIVNGRVDAKRELEVLLRPKRSGELEIPALRVGDESTTPLTVSVLDAAAAPGASRGTTGAGRGATSAGRGAAGTASNAASVTDRHDAPDLFVEATVDRDDPFVQGEVRYTVRVFDGVGIREGALTEPAADGVRVEPRGDTRTYEEIVDGRRYVVHEREYALYPQESGTVTIPPVVLQARVRDPQRGAARSPFDDAFDDAFGGFPGDDVLAEMLARMRSRSFFGSSLIDRMMNPGREVRVRSNPVELSVQARPADAGQGWFLPARSVTLEESWRPAQPTFRVGETVRRTILLRAEGASAAQLPPLEVTTPDGIRQYAAGTPRTTSGSDVAESVHTFELVPTRAGTFTLPAVEVEWWDVEAKVARTATLPAQTIEVLPAPGTQHADAGSAAAPAAKGAASVAAPASEVATGAASGVPSSVKDAVATGDDTLPSELTALATHPAVLAAGAVAVLLLLLAATWRLARRTPAADAATASGASPAASHVAPRALVDALRQACASGDARAARDALVAWGRAEWPHAAPATAREVARRLGHAGLKRAVERLDDALYAPRGAAFDGDALWREFRTARGRRARDAHDDAATPLPPLYPTSSACIS
- a CDS encoding CAP domain-containing protein, giving the protein MLLAWVLGTASAWAADRPPSNDEYALLVLANETRSDPASYGLPHLPSPPLAWSADLYAAARFHSDDMAAHPGCFGHYSCNGETFQRRLARFYPGYGYIAENVSSFSSLPELIHEGFLASQAGHRETLLSPIYMEFGAAISIGSTPSGLVAYTTQNFGTRDWVVPPPIPAGCVLPRVTQSSMSRKFLVNYYDPSGRAPRSVRAIVGSSCIDLPLVAGKPDHGTYGATKNVAGSGCVPMVYEAVRADGTLYRWPESGAVLIGVGTTSCAERAASAPTPSCAGGPGPQPTPTPTPTPTPKPPTDDAAPLAALKGALRGRAADPTSGSVQLTGTFAEPAGFAPSANGAELTLTYGANQRFSVTLPKLCSGAPCLKGNARQTSFTAKYPGNRRLTLTRNAKGVWRFRFNAPKEKVGTLGSGPVEATLEVGGSTFTGRASGTLRGRALTVK